The following coding sequences lie in one Capsicum annuum cultivar UCD-10X-F1 chromosome 5, UCD10Xv1.1, whole genome shotgun sequence genomic window:
- the LOC107871426 gene encoding polyvinylalcohol dehydrogenase, translating to MAIFQLCSNNIMFLFILWIFPMLSITANSNPNWHCKKHYTLANWLNHGGDLYNQRNAYGEKKINPMSASKLRLKWEFKAGKDITATPAIYAGILYFPSWNGNIYAVRADDGVLVWKKSMEELTGISGKFNASIVANVTSIVARATPSVVSDRDMVIVCVYGPSLALALKRSNGDLIWKTKLDNHPLSVVTMSGTYYKGAFYVGVSSLEEGAEADECCYFRGSFLKLDVKTGKILWKTFMLPENGGKSGGYSGAAVWGSSPSIDSRRNHVYIATGNLYSVPKRIEECQQEQNQQNHTNNPTQPNPCIEPENHSDSILALDLDSGKIKWYKQLGGYDVFILACLNSTNPNCPLGPNLDYDFGEAPMMISVVVNQTKKVDIVAAVQKSGIAWALKRDNGDILWSTQAGPGGVSGGGIWGSATDTKRVYTGIANSNNVNYTLSPSTNVTTGGAWVAMDARTGEIQWTTAVPNRRRSNPVTIANGVLLGGATDPRGPVYAIDAKTGKILWSNETGATVYGGVSVSNGCFYVGHGYKVNLGAFNPITTGGTSLFAYCVC from the exons ATGGCAATATTTCAATTATGCTCCAACAATATTATGTTTCTCTTTATATTATGGATTTTCCCTATGCTATCAATTACTGCCAATTCTAATCCAAAT tGGCATTGCAAGAAGCATTACAcattagctaattggttaaaccaTGGTGGTGATTTGTACAATCAAAGAAATGCGTATGGTGAAAAGAAAATTAACCCTATGAGTGCTTCAAAGCTGAGGTTAAAATGGGAATTCAAAGCCGGAAAAGATATAACGGCGACTCCAGCAATCTACGCTGGAATATTATATTTTCCTAGTTGGAATGGAAATATATATGCAGTTAGAGCTGACGATGGAGTTTTAGTATGGAAAAAAAGTATGGAAGAATTGACTGGAATTAGCGGAAAATTTAATGCATCGATAGTGGCAAATGTGACAAGTATAGTGGCAAGAGCAACACCGAGTGTTGTAAGTGATAGGGATATGGTGATTGTTTGTGTCTATGGACCAAGTTTGGCTCTTGCATTAAAAAGAAGTAATGGTGATCTTATTTGGAAAACAAAATTGGATAATCATCCTCTTAGTGTTGTTACTATGTCTGGGACATACTACAAGGG AGCTTTTTACGTGGGAGTCTCATCGCTAGAAGAAGGTGCTGAAGCCGACGAATGTTGTTATTTTCGCGGTAGCTTCCTCAAGTTAGATGTTAAAACTGGAAAAATCCTATGGAAAACCTTCATGCTGCCGGAGAATGGCGGTAAAAGTGGCGGTTATTCTGGCGCCGCGGTATGGGGAAGCAGCCCTTCCATTGATTCGCGAAGAAACCACGTCTACATTGCCACTGGAAACCTATATTCCGTCCCTAAACGCATCGAGGAATGTCAACAGGAGCAGAATCAACAGAACCATACGAATAATCCGACTCAACCCAACCCCTGTATCGAGCCTGAGAACCACTCTGACTCGATtttggctttggatttggattcaGGGAAGATCAAATGGTACAAACAACTTGGAGGATACGATGTTTTTATTCTAGCATGCTTAAATTCAACGAACCCTAATTGTCCACTTGGTCCCAACCTTGATTATGATTTCGGAGAAGCTCCGATGATGATAAGTGTGGTTGTTAATCAGACGAAGAAGGTAGACATTGTAGCTGCAGTGCAGAAGAGTGGAATTGCATGGGCACTGAAGCGTGATAATGGCGACATCTTATGGTCTACG CAAGCAGGTCCTGGAGGTGTAAGCGGAGGAGGTATATGGGGATCAGCCACAGATACAAAGAGGGTATACACTGGCATAGCCAACAGCAATAACGTAAACTACACATTGTCTCCATCGACGAATGTGACCACAGGTGGAGCGTGGGTGGCGATGGATGCTAGAACAGGCGAAATCCAATGGACAACAGCAGTTCCAAACCGACGTAGATCAAACCCTGTGACTATTGCCAATGGTGTGTTGTTAGGTGGTGCAACGGATCCGCGAGGCCCTGTCTACGCCATTGACGCGAAAACAGGGAAGATATTGTGGTCGAATGAGACCGGTGCAACGGTATACGGGGGTGTGTCAGTGAGCAATGGTTGCTTTTATGTTGGCCATGGTTACAAGGTTAATTTAGGAGCCTTTAATCCTATCACCACTGGCGGAACTTCACTATTTGCCTACTGTGTATGTTGA